The region CCTTGGTAATTTGGTCCTTTATCAGATATATCATTAAATTGTGATTCACATATAACAAAATGGCAGTGAAAGTAAACACAGAAGGATCAATCGCTTAACGATGGTGATCGTGAACGGGAAgcgcaaaaaaaattatgaatgtTTTTAAACTTTAGCTTTCGTATGCAATAAAAGattgtcaagtacttgtgaagaatttaaatttcgtggctggtatgacaactccgttgataaaaccaaatttttgtatactacttccccaccgacgcagcaccacagtttctttagaaactacccccttcattatTATACAAAGTAAGCTGATATCATAGGGCTACCGCTGGTGCAACACATAACTCTCGCGTTCGAACAGCTAATTCACCGCGACTACTTTACTTTCCTTTGAACAGCTAATTCACCGCGACTACTTTACTCTAGTGTTTGGTGGCGAGGTGACTTCGAGTTGGTTGGCGGTGAGGTGGTTTCTTGGTGGCGAGTTAGTAGGTGGCGAAACTCCCTGGTGGCGAGATGACCGGTAACCGGCGTtccgtctcggccaagagactcatcagataCTTTTCGTATATGGAGAAAAATAGAGTAAAATGGATAgttaaaaatacaatatttaaattcttaaggacggtgcctactacatgtaattcaaagatatttaaGCGCGGTTCACTaactatgcgggaaaagcagatcttaacaagtgttttgaaatccaaaaagaaaattcggggtaaccacgcattttacaaagacaattaatcaacaatatttgcaaaaaagcTTTGAagtgcaaagcaatgtatggtgttcttttccaaaactgaatctctgaaaaatgcgtggttacccacaatCTTCTTTTCGGATACcgagagcacttgctaagttctgctttctccgcatagttttaaactgcgcaaaaatacccttGCATTCACGGTAAGCACCACCAAAAGGAAACCCCAATCAATATCTTGAGAACggatgcgcaataacaatagtaggtaccgtccttaagccACTCGAGTATTGCGAGTATGGTTAAGTCTTTTTACAACTAGAGACTAGAAAAcggttttaacttttttaacctTCTCAATAAAAATTTTTATACATagccatttaaaacattttgtccACATTGGAAATAAAACTTTAAAGGattcaaataataattttaactttAGCCCGAGGTGAGATCTTCAACACCCCCAAACGCCTTGAGGCATTAAGACATAATCGTTCCTATATCTTTCCTCGGTTTTTAAGAGTGCTCCAATAAAAAGTGATCATTTTGATCCTCTTTAAAGTCGATTGTATGAATTTGctttttgaatttaaatgaaatatCATGCAGATATCCTTCCTTCCATAAATCACGTCAATGATCGATTTAGAAACCGATAACAGAAACGACTACTTTTCAAATTTCAGAAATATCTTTGATGATAGGAAACCATTTATTAACAACAAACCCTTAAGCTTGTGAATGTAACAGGTGTTCACAGCCGACAATATTCAAAGGATCATTCGTTGCCAAGATATAATTTTTGGCAGTATAGTAATGACAAGTGCtctggttttttaatttttcatgtCAGCTGAGTCAGTAATGAAATgtcttttattcaaataatcgTAGGCTAATTTTGAATTCGGTTTGCTTCGTAACGGGCTAAGTAAATGTGATTCGTGAATAACTGGTATTAGTCTCGATTCTAGTCACGGTTTCAAATAAGCGATACCACATATCGACGCAGTTGGATCCAGAAGTGTGACAATACTATTGAAAAAGTTGAGAAACCTTACGATTGTTCACTGAGTAACTACATGAACAGGCTTAGTTTTACTGAAACTATGGCGCCGTACTTGTGTTGGTGAGTGAGTGAAGCATGGTCCACGAATTGACAAATGAGCCAGCTGACGTTCCAAACGTCAGGGCCGGTCGtgagaatttttcaattttcgtACCGTAGTCAATTTCCTCGTATCTGACTTATGTGTTTCATCTAAGTTATTTGTAACTACAGCCCATTGCCAGCGACAATTTTATGGCCTCATTAATTAAATCGAGTCAGAAAGCGATATTTCCGTGTTCACAAACTTGGAAGTAAATTTTAACAACAAAGATTACCTACTTGAACTCACTTTGAACAGAAAGATGAAGCGAGCTATTTAACATGATGAACGACGACTTCTCAGACTTCTTATTGggtaagcaaaaaaaaaggatggtACAATATTAGTAAATTAAACGCCCGTCATTTACACTTGGTCATCAATAACAGCCATATCCTACAAGCGTTTTTCAAAGCTGTTAAAGATCTTCTTTTCACAGTACTTATTCCGCAATtaaaatgcatgcatgcatttttgTATTATGTTTTGTTGCCGTTGCTGGCATTTCATAAACTCGCATATTGCTCATTTCTTGGTTGACTTGATGGCCGATATCTATAAAGTTATGGCTTCCCGGGAAGCCTTCTGTTTCAGTAGCGCCGGTTTATCTGAAATCCGAGGATCTTCTATTATCCGTTTAATTTCGGCTGTTGATTGCGAACATTTTGTTTGGCATTAGAGAGATCTTAGTCGATAGCGTATTTGTGCAATTTATGCATTTCTCCTCAACAGAATGCGGACAAAGGGGCAAAAGATTAAATTCGAAATTGCATACGCgaaaaatgatatgttttttttataaagctcCCAAGGACATCCACATTTTCCGTCGTGAGGGTAAATTACATTTAAACGAAGACAGGTGTTCTGTACATATTACCAAAATATAACTTCCTGTTTGAATGTTGATCAAAAGAGATAACTTGAGCTAGCAAGGCGGGGAAATATTGCTGGTGCAAAGTGGAAGCAATTTGATGTTAAACAGATCTTTGTCAAAAAAAAGGAGACCCGTCGAGTACAGGTATGAGTGAATGAACTTTTAAAAGTTATATGATCTTTCTTTATTCAGCCGGTTTCGGTTATCtgtatggaaaaacaaaatgacgaaATACGCTTACTGGGCGAACTCAGTTTGCCCTTTGAAGAGAAGTCACTAAAATAGCTAAACTGCAGGGGAACCCAACAAGAAtattgttcaaaaccacttaaaaatacagttgttaaacgtattttagtatttaaacggtagatatagccatatttttatcccctaaaaatttttcatctgttcggatctccttgctgaaagtctagtgatctgaAAATTATAGAAatcaaaacttatcttttcgaaaatttcaggcagaaaaaaggctcccgaaaattctgggtgacctttttagggtaaaaatccgttaaaaatgggcaatgaTACCATTTTTTGGATGTtggaaaatcctaggacaggcaggcaagcaagaaattttacaacaaatgttccgaaaattctagatctcaaatcgtcttccgaacaaatattttttgaaaattgacgttgggtgcccctgaaactGACTAACAGGAAAAAACTCAGAAAGCCTGGTTTTTTTCGATGCCAAGTTGGTACGAGAGAACTGAAGCGTTCAGAAACCATTGTAAAATCCCCTTTGGAGGAAAGTACTTATAATACGAATAATACCTGGCAAATTGTAAGACGAAATAGTTAAGTGGTTGAGCAGAGTCAGCATTGGAATCGCACGGTCCGATATGTTGGAGTCCTGCTGAAGAGTAGATGTTTTCAGGTTTCTTATTAAAGACAACTTCCTAAGTTGTTTCATTAAGTGCGATAACCTTTGCTTAGGAAATCGTTTTATATCGACAGTTCGCATCAGTATGACTTTCATATATTGGCttcagtcagaaaaaaaaactgtactgTTTTTAAAATGAGTTTATAGAGCCTCCAATAAATTGTAGGATTCTTACGAGCGACGTGACTCTTACCGATAATTATCCAAACTTTGGGAAAAAAGAATGTTTAATATTATCGTCTACATTTGATAATGTAAAGGAAACCGGAAAAATAAAGGCAATTTCAATGGGGTGGTTTCAGTCTATTTACATTGAATCAGTATTAAAATATTTCCCTAACCAAACAGGGAAAAGGTAAATTAACTTGGAACACAAAAAATGATGTACCACCGCTCGCAGTTAGCTACAGCTATTCGACGCAAGCAGTGGTTTGAGGCATAGAATTAAATGTTATTTCACAACATATAAAAATAACTTACTGAACTAAGTATGAAGTACGAATCaggtaatgaaaccaaaaaagccAAGAAAAGGAATTCATAGGAAAGTTAAACAAATTACATGAGAAGCTGGAAGGACAATGCAAATATAATAAGTTCGGTTTTCAAGGCATATCCAAATCCGACAAATCAAATATAGTCATTTGCCTCCGAGAGTTTCTGAAGGAGCATATTGTAAATGTTgcgtttaaatttcgttttaggcATTTGACGAAATTCATTAGATAAGCTATTCCAGATTCTAACACCATTCCTtgaaaaaaacatattttgcttgtttattctagagtatttgagaaagaagttatgcaccgatcaactcgaaacttcaacatcccctctCCCAGGGCAAACCACGGgaatttgcatttttgaagattggatcgttaaAATTCCCagcccctcgggccaaaatagtgttcaaatgccctaccgtGTCGTCGGATTTGTCTATCTGTCCCCAACTTTTGAACACCCTTTtttaagccaatcgctcacaaatgctatatctcttcctttaaactcttccatctcgtccaaacatgTGTTTTATGGCTGTTGGCGAcctcggcgcccgaaaaaaataaaatcatttgacACCTGACTCTTCCAGTTAAAATTTCCCCACCCcatgcaggcaaaggtcaaattccccatacgccgggcacagaagatagtcaaatgcccggggtttgcccgggggggggggggggggatgttgaagtttcgatttgatcggtgCATTACCTCTTGTTGATGATCTTATGTTATGACTGaatattaaaaaggaaaataagaaCTTCTTTCCACTTTTCTGCAATGTTTGAACTCCTGAGTTTCTTAAAATAAAGAAGCCAGCTTACATTTTAGAAAGTCAAATATTTCAACTCTAAAAATATGAAAGAAAGTAGAATTTTCACCGCAGATTCGAAAAGGTATATCAAGTTGTTGCGCAGGCTTGTTCGCAATTACACAttaacaggttttttttttatttgactaGGCATTGGTTTGAATAGAGCCACATTTTGCTAAGACCGTTATATCGGTAGGTGATATAGTTGCACTTATAGCAATTGAGATCGTTGAATTTTAATACAGCTAGGTAAAGGAAGACGAAGATATATTAATGTTAACGGCGTGGAAAAGGGAGTTTCCGGAAGAAATTTCATGTTTCGAACGTAATTAAAGGAGACAAAGTCACTGCCAGTTTTTTCCTAGCAATTTACCGTTCGATTTGAGTTCTAAACACAAAAGGCAGTCTCAGCAATTAAGAAGATAATCGGATTTATGGTAGTTGCCGGGAGCCTTGTTTTGAAATGATAACGATGTAGATCTTTTTAAGGCCTCGAGAAAGAAAAGACAATTTGCAAGAACTATTATTCGCTTTGTCCAAACGACTGGtcttttaaacatgttttcaacgtAAGAAAGGATGATTGTACAGCATTAAAAGTTCCAGGgttaacttgaaaaaacttcGATTTTATGATACTGAgaaaattgtgacacccaaatCAAACTGCTGATTCCATGATATTCCATCATTTTAAATATGCCATATTAATTTCAAAGCAATCCTAAACTTTCTAGAGCGGAAGCAATATTTTGAATTAAAACAAGTTAAGAAATAAAGTCGTGCGTTGACAATAAAAGCTTACAGGCAAGATATCATGGCTGTTGGCCTAAAATATAGTTAGAAAAGATGACTCTCCTTTTTAGACATTGACATTCTCTTTGCACATTGCACGCACTAAGGTACCTACAAAATCATGGGTCATGGGTCATGGGTTTATCAAAGTAAGGAAACCATGCCCTCCTAGCTATGAGATCTTTTGTGGGCAAACGAAAAGTCGTTCGTCATTCAAACCTGTTACGGAAGGAAGACAAATAGCACTATTTTTCAGTTCAAGTAGTTTAAACGGAGAAATTGTTTGTGtgaagcaaaagaaaacttttttatACAAAGCGCTTTTTTCTTATTAATAGAATGCATTTGGAAGGGTATGCTTTAGTTCTCAAATTCAGAATTAAACGATTTCATGTGCTGGCAAACTCGTTAACTACACCTAAATGTAAAGGGCTAATCAGTTCCGTTCAAAAATTAACACACAACCCCTTCACTTTTCAACAGCTTTGTTAAAGTTGCGAATTCTGGAGGTGTGGATCAATTAATTGTGGCCAAATTTTAAACCACAGCGGACAGCCCATTCGAAGGACGAACTGACTTTGTGAAACAGGAAAGTACAGGAACACCAGCTTTAAAATGAACATAACCCAACCAACCCACTGGAACAACACCACAACATTACAAAATTTCGTTATATCAAGGAGCAATCTGGAAATCTACACTCAAGTAACCGTTTTGGTTATAATCTCCATCAGCAGTGTTTTTGGCAACGCTTTTGTCGTGGGGATTGTAATTTGCAACTACAAATTACATAAACCGACTTATTACTTCATCTGCAGCCTTGCAACTGCGGATTTTCTGGTCGGTACGATCTACATACCGTTTTACATCGCCTCAACACTAGCGCAAGAGTGGCAGCTGTCATTTACGTGGTGCAAATGGCACGCAGCGTTAATTTCACTGAGTTTTAATGCCTCGCTTATGACATTGTGCTTGGTAAGCGTTGATCGCTTTCTGGCCATAACGGATCCCTTACGGTGAGTCGTAACTTACGCGTTTgagcaaaaaaattaagtaCTCCAACGGATTTTAATGGACTGAGAGAACGTCATTGTCATTGAGATGTAATATTAACGCATTTCTGTGGATAGTGTCTCGTTGTGGCTACGAAGCAAAGCCCAAATGTCGTCGTGATGTaagagtgagtgagtaagtAGGTGTCCAAGTCGTTTTTGCAACGACATAAATCCTCGACATGCTATTGTTCTACCTAAGGAGCTTGATAATTCTACATTTCAAATAATCTTCCTTGTTTGATTAGGTATCAGACTACGTCGACAACTGGTCGTTCAGCCTTGCTTCTCCTAGGTGGCTGGGCTCACTCCATCTTCTGGGCCGTTGCACCACAAATAGGCTGGGGCGAGGTGGTCTACTATTCCAAGACTTCCACCTGCCGTCCAAACTGGGGCGCGAAGGGGCTGAGTAGCAGAATATATGCACTGGGTATGGCTTTGTTTGCCTTCACCATCCCTGTGATTTTAATGGTTTTCTGCTACTGTCGAATATTCTTTGTGGCCAGATATCACGTCAAATGCATTAAAGAGAACTCCGTTCAAAACAGATCCTCTTCTGATGCGTCGAATCAACGGGCCTTCGAAACAAAAGCCTTGAAAACTCTTCTGCTTGTTCTGGGAGCGTTTGTGGTGTCTTGGATTCCTTACACAATGATTACTCTGGCTGCCTTAGTGACCAAGGGATCATGGGATGTACCTAGCAACGTTTTGAACGCAGTGTTAACAATTACCACTTTGAATGGCTGCTTGAACCCAGTGATCTACGCTATAAGAGATCAGCGGTTTCGTTCAGGAATAAAAGTTGTGTTATGTCCGCTTGCGTCAAGAGGCACTGGAAAGTTCAATAGCTATATATCTTCAAGTGGATCTTCGGCCAAGCGAAACGCACCTACGAGCCAAAACTTTGAGTTAGGGAATATAAACTTTGctcaagaaaaataacaaataaagtaagttattttagaacaagaatCTCCTCTCAGGGTCATGTAACAATCACGCATTCTGACATTTGTCATTTCAAAGaaggagcaaaaaaaaaacaaaaaaaaaaaacggacaGGAAccatttaaagttgtttttcatttcgcaCGTCTACTGAGAAGAGAATCAcgcaacatttttttaataaggCGTAGTTTACAATAACTTCCACGAATGTAGTTAAAGACAAATCAGTAAGATTCaaactttttacaaaattgTAAAACGCTCCACAGATTTTCTGCTTTAAGTATGGAATGTTCTTCGTTACTTTGACAAATTACGATTGAGGAGCTGGCAACGATCTGTATGTACGACTGAGTAGCTCGACTGAGTAAATAAAAAAGCAAGtaaatcaaaaaaaaatttcacacAATTAAAACTTccatgtttttcattttttctaaaaaaaaaaagttacttgTAAACTTTTCACCAATACGTAACTCGCACGCATGTTATTTACAATACTTCAGCGCTTGACCCTTTGACACCCAGGAGTGATCAGTACCtgaattctcctcacaatttcaatgaaatattagtcagacaggtattgagaatgaacaCTATTATCAGCTTAaaaggtgtgatcttgatataataCCAAATTCTCACGACTAACCAACAAAGAAAactatggtactagttaggagaatgaacgatTCGATCGTGGGAACGAAAGTGTTAATTTGTTCCGGcgtaaaatatttaaaatttacaTTCTTTTGCTCAGTGGTTTGGCATTTAAGCATGCACCGAGACTGTTACCGTAACgtaatttttggttttaaatcACTGACCACATTCTCAGCCAATAGGAAGCAAATTAAGCTGCCTCCGATTGGCAAGCACTTGTTATCGCGCGCTAAGTACTTTGCGacatgattggttcatttgactGGCTACGcgtgctgtgattggccaaGGTCACATTTTTAGTTTTAGCTCGACAACAGCTTCGACAacacaataggccttattcacgatagccaccatgttgtttttcaaattgtcatgcaaattggccatgtgttatgctgggggaaaaacattggaaaaaaggcaaattgcggaaaataggctcgtcgaaatattgaaataacattgctaaaagtacattttagaatttagaattaagtaccttttataataattatatatttgcCTTTGACCGtgattttgactttctacttcgttatctgctcatttttcactaaaaaaacatcgaagtaactacTTTGTATGACTACTATGTGTAGCTactttgcatgataatagcaaatccaacatggtggccatcgtgaataaggtctattaaaatTCGCTCCTCCAAAAACAACAAGGCCCGTATCGCAATAAAATGAGGGGGTAAGGGGGGTGGGGATGGCTTGCCAAATACGTTTAGTTCATATTttgtataaaagaaaaaacttgccACCTTTGAGGAGACAAAGTCGGTTTGCGAATTGAATGAACGAGTTGATGTTCCCTTTCCAAATTCTCGCCAAGCCTCTAAGCAAGTAATTTTGAATTAAGCTGGTCAAAATACGAATATACAACTATTTATGTTGACTAAAACATTACCTAGAACTGATTTGGTGTCTAAATCTTAGCAAAAATATCACTATCATTGTTTTCAGATTCATCATCGCTGTCGGCCCACAGCGCAACGCGGTTCCTCTTCCCCGGCAAAGCCATAATTTCAGGGGGGAGGGGTCTCTCCCACTCTGGGTCAGCAGTAGGATTTGCTGATTTAtgtgggggtgggggtggtgGAGGCCAACTCATAGAATCATCTTCCGACGTATCACCGTCATACTGTGAAGATCCGTTTGTCAAGAGTTCATTTTTCGCCCTTCGAGGAGACTCCTTAGTAGCTagtcgattttttttctttgaaagatcaacttgagcataaaTTGGGGGTTCACTTGATGTTGGCCCCGTTGCAGAATACTCAGCAGGGTCCTTCGCTGAAATGTCGGGACCAGTCCTTCGGGTTTCAAGGTCTTTGTGGACCTGGGGCTGGTGGGTATCAACTGGAGGTGGAGGAGGGACCCAATCAGGCGGCCCATATTCCTCTTCACTGGAGGACCCCTCTCGCTCCACCGCGGCAGAGTCCTTTGATTTTGTAATTGCAAGGCCAGAGCTTTCTCCAGGTCCCTGGTTAACTTCAACGCTTGCAACAACCGTTGTGCCATCCTTGTGTGATGCCTCAGGACTAACTCGAGGTTGGTAGTTCTGCAAGCGGACAGCAGCTTCCACTTCAGTATATTCAGAGGATGGCAACGGAGCGTGACTTGGCTCCGTTGGATTTAGGTAACGCAGACGTAAACTTTGCGCTGGCATTGAATTTCTGTCGCCTGCGAACATTTGTTCATCAATCTCGTCATCTACGGCCGCAAAGTTGTACGTTCCTTCCACACTTCCGTCGCTTTCATTACTCGTCGATGTGCGCGAGGTGCTCCTTCCTCTTTGATCTCTGTTTTGGATGATGTACTTGAGAGATGGATCTTCTGATAGGTTCTCAATATGAAAGCTCTGGCCTAAAACACGAAATGTGAAATCTATGTCAACATCAGAATGAAAGACTGAAAGAGAAACATCAAGAACAAAACAGTCACCGCACCAGTGATACGAACGCGCTTGGCCCAGTTTCTCACCACCAGCTATCTCAGTGCGCTtcgtagaaaaaaaaactgagaggGTGTACCTGCAAAGAACAGTTTTCTAAAAGCTCCCTAAAAACTGCATTCGACGTGGCCATAGAGAAGATAAAGAAGACCGCGCTCTCCATAACGTGTCCTTGCATATTGTATGATGCATGAGGCATTAGTTGCTACTAGGATTTCCACTCTAGTGGACGGACAGGAGGTTTAAATTCTGTCGTAATTTAGCCGTAATCTTACTCCTACAAACCCCGCGGGTAGAATCTTGTGAGGAGGTTTAGGGTTATTGCAGACACTTGATTCATTTCTGTTTCTGCATGTTACCTGTGTTCATTAATTAAATTGCCTTATACTTACCAAACCATTAATTCAGCTTTTTAGCTGTAAGTGGTTTCCATAAACAAACAACAGGGAAAAACGAGGTTACTCATTTACGTTGGAGTAAGTTGTCTGGTAAAACAAAAAACCTATATGATGCGTATCAAAGAGAGAAAACTCGCTGaatctttcaatttaaaaaTGCGACTACGCGAATGATAATATGGCTTCGCCAAATGTAACCTCAAATGCTGGCGAACTCGAAACTAAAGTTCTTTTCGCCAAAGGTAACACAGGAGAGGAAAAGAGCTGGGGAAAAGCGCTGACCTCCCACATCGAGTCTTTCATCCTTTTgtaatacttgaaaaaaaaaatcaagaccCACTTGTTTAAGTGGTATTTACCCCACGAGAACATCAAATACAGGAACTACCAGTACTATAGCTACTACAGGAACTACCGGTTCTACAGCAACTATCAGTACTACAGCAAATTCAGCTACTATAGCGACTACTGGTACTACATTAACTACAGCAGTACATGGTACCTCAGCAACTACAGCAACCACCGGTGCATCAGCAACTACAGGCACTACATCAATTTATTATTATggctactacagcaactactAGTGCTACCAGCTACTACCTGCACTACTTCCGTCATAGGTAATGCATTTTTTGCATTGTATAGTGCTCGGGACATTATACGCAGGCTTATACCAAGCACCGACCTCAAATACCACCAATTGGGCATGCACAACTTAACTGACGCCTCTAAGCAAGAGGACCGATGACTCAAAATACTATGCTGGATATGCAATGACCAGGATATAACTTTTTAGACCAAATTTTACATACGTGATGAGCTGGATTGTCTTCGTTTTACACAAACAAACACAAAGAGCCCAAGTAACAGAAGGACTCCAATCACCGCACAAATGACAGCAACTAAGAGACCAGAAGACTCCTCCTCGCTGCCCATCTTTGAAGACTCAGCAAAAGCATCTGAAGAAAGAAAGCATTGCAAAGGCTCACACCGAAAAATCAAAGTTGCATTTTAGAGGGATTTAGAGTCGTGAGATGGAGATTACGTAAAATCGAGCATATCCTTAAAGCTCTGAAAAATGACCAACGTGTGGTTTTAAACAGTGAACTCCCGCCCAGCATCCCCTAAGAGATTTTACTCGTTCTGCACTTTTCAGGAAATCCGCTGTAAACCATATCGTCTTTTCATCGAGAAATAAATTGACCACCAAAACATTTCTATTACTCAATCATGCACAATCTTAGCCGATTATTCAAACCGCTCACCACAGATAATAAAAATTGAAAGGCACTTTATCGAGGTAAAAACATATTCATTATTCACTTCCCAACGAACCGTCAACCTCGTTATCAGGACCTTTCCTTTCCACCTCACCTCAAAGCGAGGGAAAGGTCGTCAGAACGAGGTTGACGCAACCGCTATTTCTTGTAGATTACAATTTTATAGTCACGACCTGTCAGGCTAAAGTAAATGAACTCACTGGTATCCGTCCTGACGACTAGCGTTTCAGAAAAAGGACCAATCCCAGCATTGCTGTACATCCGGGCTTTAACTTCATATTCCGTATTGGGTTCAAGTTCCAGAATGAGGTGCACTGTGTTAGACATGCCAACAATCTGTAACTTCGTATAAGCAGCTGTGCTCTTGTGTTTTTTATACCGCAAATCGTAGCCAGCGATCGAGTACGAAGGagcctacaaaaaaaaaatgatgatttaAAGCTTTACACTTTATTTTCGGAAAGAGGTTCGCGCTAAAATTGTCAGTGAGTCTTGGTTTGGCCCTGCTTTGCTATGCTTGAGTGATTGACCAAAAAGTCTCTCGCATCAAATGAAAAAGCAAACATGAGAGGCGCACTACTTTTCCGTGCATAGCACCGGATGCAGATATAGAGCCTATTCTATTCACTGATGCGATCAACGGCGACATGCTTTACTcgcaatggaaaaaaaattacaaattaatcGAATTCAATTTTTCGAAGATAACT is a window of Montipora capricornis isolate CH-2021 chromosome 13, ASM3666992v2, whole genome shotgun sequence DNA encoding:
- the LOC138030158 gene encoding trace amine-associated receptor 9-like translates to MNITQPTHWNNTTTLQNFVISRSNLEIYTQVTVLVIISISSVFGNAFVVGIVICNYKLHKPTYYFICSLATADFLVGTIYIPFYIASTLAQEWQLSFTWCKWHAALISLSFNASLMTLCLVSVDRFLAITDPLRYQTTSTTGRSALLLLGGWAHSIFWAVAPQIGWGEVVYYSKTSTCRPNWGAKGLSSRIYALGMALFAFTIPVILMVFCYCRIFFVARYHVKCIKENSVQNRSSSDASNQRAFETKALKTLLLVLGAFVVSWIPYTMITLAALVTKGSWDVPSNVLNAVLTITTLNGCLNPVIYAIRDQRFRSGIKVVLCPLASRGTGKFNSYISSSGSSAKRNAPTSQNFELGNINFAQEK